In one Gossypium hirsutum isolate 1008001.06 chromosome D09, Gossypium_hirsutum_v2.1, whole genome shotgun sequence genomic region, the following are encoded:
- the LOC107892115 gene encoding bromodomain and WD repeat-containing protein 1 has protein sequence MALQKYVPSTDSPSVRMKPLSFSTKVRAQFADGETDDSKKCNIDVDLREVYFLIMHFLSTGPCKRTCGQFWNELLENQLLPRRYHAWYSRKGEDSGHENDDGLSFPLSYAQLVERNPHIEKDHLIKLLKQLLLTAPSQSKDKSARHTPNAADVPTLLGTGPFSLLSYDDNKGKSEAKRPPVHMRWPHMHADQVRGLGLREIGGGFTRHHRSPSIRAACYAIAKPSTMVQKMQNIKRLRGHRNAVYCAIFDRSGRYVITGSDDRLVKIWSMETAYCLASCRGHEGDITDLAVSSNNFMVASASNDCIIRVWHLPDGQPISVLRGHTGAVTAIAFSPRPGSVYQLLSSSDDGTCRIWDARNAEIRPRIYVPKPSDSLAGKNSSSSSTSVQQSHQIFCCAFNANGTVFVTGSSDTLARVWVACKPNTDDSDQPNHEIDVLSGHENDVNYVQFSGCSVSSRYSTADSLKEESVPKFRNSWFSQDNIVTCSRDGSAIIWVPKSRRSHGKVGRWCKHYHLKVPPPPLPPQPPRGGPRQRILPTPRGVNMIIWSLDNRFVLAAIMDCRICVWNAADGSLVHSLSGHTDSTYVLDVHPFNPRIAMSAGYDGRTIVWDIWEGTPIRIYEIARFKLVDGKFSSDGTSIILSDDVGQLYILNTGQGESQKDAKYDQFFLGDYRPLIHDTSGNSLDLETQLTTYRRNMQDLLCDSGMIPYTEPYQTMYQKRRLGALGLEWKPGALNLFVGPNFSLDQDYQIPPLADLDAIAAPLPAFLDAMDWEPEIEVQSDDNDSEYNVIEEYSTGGEQGSLGSLSGDPECSTDDSEIDDTHKDARRRSKRKKPKADSEFMTSSGRRVKRRNLDECDGNSLSNGPNRKSRNGRKTLRRKSSTSKTSSKSSRPRRAAARNALHFFSKITGTSTDGEDEYDSEGDSSESESMIQDSYVDSDESDRDLPNEQIKLSKGKEVFFGESEDVAKANALPESHNAGNRKRLVLKLPGRDPNKLVPPERREISASFSRKASEGSVKHISSLDMGCSSVDANNSMIGGLRGQSDKIEDHLDLTEAYKDGGHGAIKWGGVKARTSKRLRFGELVSSDVYAGSTRCLRDHKENNVNGYVEPEKACATVSPSTDVQTCKEDMNGKVTIPENLGNEREVLDDPDNAEDPSGPSEHIKYPESPKWVNRSAEDMPISSFNQNGQPSEVKEGNMPISTKLRFFSKRTTIDDESPGLKMKISRGHMNGGYDALNDSTSERAKDLVSEVPLVDGSNDICSDNEGDGLRDSDAQVDRMPMSTPLVSGGLQPDSKKMYDVVYRRSKTQRDRSNSESGCAMVESTANVSNHNSSMIGDLHEGSTNGTHNKLSSRLKGHVLHSEDVHRSTQDGSTNGSQLPSKEWGSSSRMAVGSRSTRNRRSNYYFHDTSPIRKPNQSTRRGSWLMLTTHEEGSRYIPQLGDEIVYLRQGHQEYAAHIGLKEAGPWTSSKGGSMLRAVEFCRVEGLEYSTSPGSGESCCKMTLKFTDPSSSMFDRAFNLTLPDMTGFPDFLVERTRFDTAIDRNWSCRDKCKVWWKDASGDDGSWWDGRIVAVKPKSYEFPDSPWERYTVQYRSEPKEPQLHSPWELFDADTQWEQPHIDSNIRDNLLSAFAKLEKSSHKAQDQYAVNKLKQVSQKSNFTNRYPVPLSFDIIQSRLENNYYRSLEAVQHDIQVMLLNAESYFGRNAELLSKLRRLSDFFMRTLSSLQPP, from the exons ATGGCTCTCCAGAAATATGTTCCCTCCACTGATTCTCCTTCTGTTAGGATGAAGCCATTGAGTTTTTCCACTAAGGTGCGAGCTCAATTTGCGGATGGAGAGACAGATGATTCTAAGAAGTGTAACATAGATGTTGATCTCAGGGAAGTTTACTTTTTGATTATGCATTTCCTTTCAACTGGCCCTTGTAAAAGAACATGTGGACAGTTTTGGAATGAATTGCTTGAAAATCAACTTCTACCTAGAAGGTATCATGCTTGGTATTCAAGGAAAGGGGAAGATAGTGGTCATGAAAATGATGATGGCTTGTCATTCCCTTTAAGTTATGCTCAGTTGGTGGAGAG GAATCCTCACATTGAAAAAGATCACTTGATAAAGCTTTTGAAGCAGTTGTTATTAACTGCACCCTCCCAATCCAAAGACAAAAGTGCAAGACACACTCCAAATGCTGCTGATGTCCCCACTCTTTTAGGAACGGGGCCCTTTTCTCTTTTGAGCT ATGATGACAACAAAGGAAAAAGTGAAGCCAAACGTCCTCCTGTTCATATGCGTTGGCCTCATATGCATGCTGATCAGGTTCGTGGGCTGGGTTTAAGGGAAATTGGGGGTGGTTTCACAAGACATCATCGGTCCCCATCTATACGCGCAGCATGTTATGCCATTGCAAAACCATCAACTATGGTGCAGAAGATGCAAAATATCAAGAGGTTGCGAGGGCACCGGAATGCTGTCTATTGTG CAATATTTGATCGATCTGGGAGGTATGTCATTACTGGTTCTGATGACCGTCTTGTGAAAATCTGGTCTATGGAGACTGCATATTGCTTAGCTAGCTGCCGTGGACATGAA GGTGACATAACTGACCTGGCTGTCAGTTCCAATAATTTTATGGTGGCGTCTGCTTCAAATGACTGCATTATTCGTGTT TGGCACTTGCCAGATGGGCAACCAATTTCAGTTCTGCGAGGACATACCGGAGCTGTTACTGCCATTGCTTTTAGCCCTAGGCCAGGCTCTGTATATCAGCTTCTATC GTCATCTGATGATGGGACATGTAGGATATGGGATGCTAGGAATGCCGAAATCCGTCCTCGGATATACGTTCCAAAGCCTTCAGATTCTTTAGCTG GAAAGAACAGCAGTTCATCTTCAACTTCTGTGCAACAGAGCCATCAAATTTTTTGTTGTGCGTTCAATGCTAATGGAACTGTCTTTGTCACTGGTAGCTCAGACACTTTAGCTAGG GTGTGGGTTGCTTGTAAACCCAACACAGATGATTCGGATCAACCAAATCATGAGATTGACGTGTTATCTGGACATGAGAATGATGTAAATTATGTGCAATTCAG TGGTTGTTCTGTTTCATCAAGATATTCTACAGCAGACAGCTTGAAGGAAGAGAGTGTTCCAAAATTTAGAAACTCCTG GTTTTCTCAGGACAACATTGTTACCTGTTCCCGTGATGGCAGTGCAATTATTTGGGTTCCAAAATCTCGTAGATCACAC GGTAAAGTGGGTCGCTGGTGTAAACATTATCATCTTAAAGTTCCACCCCCACCATTGCCTCCACAACCGCCAAGAGGGGGTCCACGCCAGAGAATTCTTCCAACTCCTCGTGGTGTAAATATGATAATCTGGAGCCTAGATAACCGCTTTGTCCTTGCTGCTATCATGG ATTGCAGAATATGTGTATGGAATGCTGCTGATGGCAGCTTGGTACATTCTTTGTCTGGTCATACTGATTCT ACATATGTTTTGGATGTTCATCCTTTCAACCCACGGATAGCTATGAGTGCAGGCTATGATGGAAGAACCATTGTCTGGGAT ATATGGGAAGGCACACCAATTCGAATATATGAAATTGCTCGTTTCAAGTTGGTTGATGGGAAGTTTTCATC GGATGGGACATCCATTATACTTTCAGATGATGTTGGTCAATTATACATACTAAATACAGGCCAAGGGGAATCTCAGAAGGACGCCAAATATGATCAG TTCTTTCTTGGTGATTATCGACCTCTTATCCATGACACCTCTGGGAATTCACTTGATCTG GAAACTCAGCTTACTACATATAGACGGAATATGCAAGATCTTCTTTGTGACTCAG GGATGATTCCATACACAGAACCCTATCAGACCATGTACCAGAAAAGGCGATTAGGTGCTTTAGGCTTGGAGTGGAAACCTGGTGCTTTGAACCTTTTTGTGGGGCCGAACTTCAGTCTAGACCAGGATTACCAAATCCCGCCCTTGGCAGATTTAGATGCAATTGCTGCTCCTCTGCCAGCATTCTTAGATGCCATGGATTGGGAGCCAGAAATTGAAGTGCAAAGTGATGATAATGATTCAGAGTATAATGTCATAGAGGAGTACTCTACAGGAGGGGAGCAAGGAAGTTTAGGTTCTCTCTCTGGTGATCCTGAGTGCAGTACGGATGACAGTGAGATTGATGATACTCATAAAGATGCCCGTCGTCGATCAAAAAGGAAAAAACCGAAGGCTGAT AGTGAGTTTATGACATCTTCCGGTAGGCGTGTTAAAAGAAGGAATTTGGATGAATGCGATGGCAACTCCTTAAGTAATGGCCCTAATAGGAAATCAAGAAATGGACGAAAAACTTTACGGAGAAAGTCTTCTACTTCAAAAACTTCCTCAAAATCATCAAGACCTCGAAGAGCTGCTGCACGCAATGCTTTACACTTCTTTTCTAAAATAACTGGAACATCAACTGATGGGGAAGATGAATATGACTCTGAAGGTGATTCTTCTGAGAGTGAATCTATGATACAAGATTCATATGTTGACAGTGATGAATCTGATAGAGATTTGCCAAATGAACAAATCAAACTTTCAAAAGGAAAAGAAGTCTTCTTTGGTGAGTCTGAGGATGTTGCTAAAGCTAATGCACTTCCTGAATCCCATAATGCTGGGAACAGGAAGAGATTGGTCCTTAAATTGCCTGGCCGGGATCCAAATAAGCTTGTGCCACCTGAAAGACGGGAAATTTCTGCAAGTTTTTCACGCAAAGCTTCTGAAGGAAGCGTAAAACATATAAGCTCATTGGATATGGGGTGTTCTTCTGTTGATGCAAACAATAGCATGATAGGTGGACTAAGGGGGCAATCAGACAAGATTGAAGATCATTTAGATCTGACTGAAGCTTACAAAGATGGGGGGCATGGGGCAATTAAGTGGGGAGGAGTTAAGGCTCGTACTTCCAAACGTCTGAGATTCGGTGAACTTGTGTCATCAGATGTGTATGCTGGGTCTACACGATGTCTTCGTGACCACAAAGAAAATAATGTCAATGGATATGTAGAACCAGAAAAGGCTTGTGCTACTGTATCCCCGAGCACAGATGTCCAAACTTGCAAGGAGGATATGAATGGTAAGGTGACAATACCGGAGAACCTTGGGAATGAAAGAGAAGTTTTGGATGATCCTGATAATGCTGAGGACCCCTCAGGTCCTAGTGAACATATAAAATATCCTGAATCACCAAAATGGGTCAACAGATCAGCTGAGGATATGCCTATCTCATCTTTTAATCAGAATGGACAGCCTTCTGAGGTAAAAGAGGGCAATATGCCTATTTCAACTAAGTTAAGGTTTTTCTCCAAAAGGACCACAATTGACGATGAAAGTCCTGGGctgaaaatgaaaatttcaagAGGTCATATGAATGGTGGATATGATGCATTAAATGATAGCACCTCAGAGAGGGCAAAAGACCTAGTTTCAGAGGTACCCTTAGTTGATGGATCCAATGATATCTGTTCAGATAACGAAGGTGATGGGTTGCGAGATTCGGATGCTCAAGTTGATAGAATGCCCATGTCAACTCCTCTTGTCTCTGGGGGGTTACAACCAGATTCAAAAAAGATGTATGATGTTGTTTATCGAAGATCAAAGACACAGAGGGATAGGTCCAATTCAGAAAGCGGCTGTGCCATGGTAGAAAGCACTGCAAATGTATCTAACCATAATAGTAGTATGATAGGAGATCTCCATGAAGGTTCAACAAATGGGACTCATAACAAACTATCCAGCAGGTTGAAAGGGCATGTACTTCATTCAGAAGATGTACATAGAAGCACCCAGGATGGTTCTACAAATGGGTCTCAACTTCCTAGCAAGGAATGGGGATCAAGTTCAAGGATGGCAGTTGGATCGAGGTCTACTAGAAACAGGAGAAGTAATTACTATTTCCATGACACTAGTCCAATACGGAAACCCAATCAATCAACAAGAAGAGGATCATGGTTAATGTTGACAACACATGAGGAAGGGTCTCGCTATATTCCCCAACTAGGTGATGAAATTGTATACTTGAGACAG GGGCATCAAGAATATGCAGCTCATATTGGCTTGAAGGAAGCAGGACCATGGACTTCATCAAAAGGAGGGAGCATGTTAAGGGCAGTGGAATTTTGTAGAGTTGAAGGGCTTGAATATTCCACTTCTCCAGGGTCTGGGGAGAGTTGCTGCAAAATGACTCTTAAATTTACAGACCCTTCTTCCAGCATGTTCGATAGAGCATTTAACTTGACACTGCCTGATATGACTGGTTTCCCTGACTTCCTTGTAGAAAGAACTCGCTTTGATACTGCTATCGATAGAAATTGGAGCTGCAGGGATAAGTGCAAAGTCTGGTGGAAAGATGCGAGTGGGGACGATGGAAGTTGGTGGGATGGCCGGATTGTGGCTGTGAAGCCCAAATCTTATGAATTTCCCGATAGTCCATGGGAAAGGTACACTGTTCAGTACCGGAGTGAGCCCAAGGAACCACAACTTCACAGTCCATGGGAGCTCTTTGATGCGGATACTCAGTGGGAGCAGCCTCATATTGATAGTAATATCAGAGATAATCTACTTTCAGCCTTTGCCAAATTGGAGAAATCTTCTCACAAAGCTCAG GATCAATACGCAGTAAATAAATTGAAGCAAGTTTCACAGAAGTCTAATTTTACAAACag GTACCCTGTGCCATTATCTTTCGATATTATCCAGTCTAGGTTGGAGAACAACTATTATCGAAGTTTAGAAGCAGTGCAGCACGATATCCAGGTAATGTTGTTGAATGCGGAGTCTTACTTCGGGAGAAATGCAGAGCTCTTATCTAAACTCAGACGCCTATCCGACTTTTTTATGCGGACATTGTCGTCTTTGCAGCCGCCGTAG
- the LOC107892113 gene encoding zinc finger CCHC domain-containing protein 10: MSRKKEEKTQAAAERIKAAALSAAKGLSRAQAERAAAAAARNVNAYGQKEEGPSRWQEKREAKRQMYLMSTEKAVRLGERKDKMTMTSTMGASQCQKCFQVGHWTYECKNERVYMSRPSRTQQLKNPKLRMKLSVSYDLDNPDVKDDEKDDNSRSNKSKRKHRSDSGSSSDSEASVFETDSGGASSVTGSGSSSAVSSTDYSSSSESEEERKRRRKKNRKKKQKKVRRRRYSSSSESSDSESTSGSDSDDKSSRRESRKHNRRR; the protein is encoded by the coding sequence atgtcacgtaagaaagaagagaaaactcAGGCTGCTGCTGAAAGAATAAAGGCAGCAGCATTGAGTGCTGCAAAAGGCCTAAGTCGAGCTCAGGCTGAAAGGGCAGCTGCGGCTGCTGCCCGAAATGTCAATGCTTATGGGCAAAAAGAAGAGGGGCCTAGCAGATGGCAAGAGAAAAGGGAAGCGAAGAGGCAAATGTATTTGATGAGTACTGAAAAGGCAGTTAGATTAGGCGAAAGGAAAGACAAGATGACCATGACGTCTACGATGGGTGCTTCTCAGTGCCAAAAGTGTTTCCAAGTGGGGCATTGGACGTATGAATGTAAGAATGAACGGGTTTATATGTCGCGACCGTCGCGTACTCAGCAGCTTAAGAACCCAAAATTGAGGATGAAGCTTTCTGTCTCTTATGATTTGGATAACCCTGATGTGAAGGATGATGAGAAAGATGATAATAGTAGGTCTAACAAAAGCAAGAGGAAGCACCGGTCAGATTCGGGTTCTAGTAGTGATAGTGAGGCTTCTGTTTTCGAGACTGATAGCGGTGGTGCCTCATCTGTTACGGGATCAGGTTCTTCTTCAGCAGTGAGTAGTACGGATTACAGTTCGTCATCGGAGTCCGAGGAAGAGAGGAAGCGTAGGAGAAAGAAGAATAGGAAGAAGAAGCAGAAGAAGGTGAGACGCAGAAGGTACAGCTCATCTTCTGAGTCTTCCGATTCTGAATCAACATCAGGTTCCGATTCTGATGATAAGAGCAGCCGAAGGGAGAGCCGGAAGCATAACAGAAGGCGCTGA
- the LOC107892114 gene encoding uncharacterized protein isoform X2 — MATDLIAPEDPFFSSIPEQIRNDSRYITHFKDCIGAIDGTHIAAILPPNEQIPYIGRKDIPTQNVMAVYDFNMCFTFVMAGWEGSAHDTRIFLDAIRDPKYKFPHPPNGKYYLVDFGYPQMKCYLGPYRGQRYHLPDFRRGRPISGKEEIFNHSHSSLCSVIERTFGVLKKNGSF; from the exons ATGGCCACTGATCTAATTGCACCCGAAGATCCTTTTTTTAGCTCAATACCTGAACAAATACGTAATGATTCTAGATATATAAcgcattttaag GATTGCATAGGTGCAATTGATGGTACTCACATTGCGGCTATTCTTCCACCAAATGAACAAATTCCCTATATTGGAAGAAAAGATATCCCGACTCAAAATGTTATGGCAGTATAtgattttaatatgtgtttcacATTTGTCATGGCTGGATGGGAAGGATCGGCACATGATACTAGAATATTTCTTGATGCAATTCGAGATCCAAAATACAAATTTCCGCACCCTCCAAAtg gaaaatattatcttgttgattttggatatcctcaaatgaaatgttatcttggaccatatagaggtcagcgatatcatttacctgactTCCGTAGAGGTAGACCGATATCTGGTAAAGAAGAgatattcaatcattcacattcatcattatgtagtgtgattgaacgaacttttggtgttttgaaaaaaaatgggtCATTTTAA
- the LOC107892114 gene encoding uncharacterized protein isoform X1 codes for MKKQKFLAFSAKKVLLGCSFTFLATHTTLVLCSHLFSHRWFFVPLLVLCSSSPPSDCIGAIDGTHIAAILPPNEQIPYIGRKDIPTQNVMAVYDFNMCFTFVMAGWEGSAHDTRIFLDAIRDPKYKFPHPPNGKYYLVDFGYPQMKCYLGPYRGQRYHLPDFRRGRPISGKEEIFNHSHSSLCSVIERTFGVLKKNGSF; via the exons ATGAAAAAGcagaaatttttagctttttcagCCAAAAAAGTGCTTTTGGGCTGCTCTTTTACCTTTTTAGCCACACACACAACACTGGTTCTTTGCTCTCATCTCTTCTCCCATCGCTGGTTCTTTGTTCCTCTGCTGGTTCTTTGTTCCTCTTCTCCACCATCG GATTGCATAGGTGCAATTGATGGTACTCACATTGCGGCTATTCTTCCACCAAATGAACAAATTCCCTATATTGGAAGAAAAGATATCCCGACTCAAAATGTTATGGCAGTATAtgattttaatatgtgtttcacATTTGTCATGGCTGGATGGGAAGGATCGGCACATGATACTAGAATATTTCTTGATGCAATTCGAGATCCAAAATACAAATTTCCGCACCCTCCAAAtg gaaaatattatcttgttgattttggatatcctcaaatgaaatgttatcttggaccatatagaggtcagcgatatcatttacctgactTCCGTAGAGGTAGACCGATATCTGGTAAAGAAGAgatattcaatcattcacattcatcattatgtagtgtgattgaacgaacttttggtgttttgaaaaaaaatgggtCATTTTAA